From Myxocyprinus asiaticus isolate MX2 ecotype Aquarium Trade chromosome 25, UBuf_Myxa_2, whole genome shotgun sequence, one genomic window encodes:
- the LOC127415543 gene encoding cleavage and polyadenylation specificity factor subunit 2-like — protein sequence MTSIIKLTALSGVREESALCYLLQVDEFRFLLDCGWDENFSMDIIDSLKRYVHQVDAVLLSHPDHLHLGALPYAVGKLGLNCTIYATIPVYKMGQMFMYDLYQSRHNTEDFSLFTLDDVDSAFDKIQQLKYSQIVNLKGKGHGLSITPLPAGHMIGGTIWKIVKDGEEEIVYAVDFNHKREIHLNGCSLETISRPSLLITDSFNASYVQPRRKQRDEQLLTNVMETLRGDGNVLIAVDTAGRVLELAQLLDQIWRTKDAGLGVYSLALLNNVSYNVVEFSKSQVEWMSDKLMRCFEDKRNNPFQFRHLSLCHSLSDLARVPSPKVVLCSQPDLESGFSRELFIQWCQDAKNSVILTYRTTPGTLARYLIDNPGEKRIDLEIRRRCRLDGRELEEYIEKEKMKKEAAKKLEQAKEVDMDSSDESDLEDDLEQPAVVKTKHHDLMMKGEGGRKGGFFKQAKKSYPMFPTHEERIKWDEYGEIIRPEEFLVPELQATEEEKSKLESGLTNGEEPMDQDLSDVPTKCTSTTQTLDIRARVTYIDYEGRSDGDSIKKIINQMKPRQLVIVHGPPESSLDLAESCKAFSGKDIKIYTPKLQETVDATSETHIYQVRLKDSLVSSLQFCKAKGTELAWIDGVLDMRVEKVDTGIIAEMGETKDEAEDADLTMDVSTDLTTEPSAVANQHAMKTLFGEDDKEISEESDIIPTLEPLPAHEVPGHQSVFINEPRLSDFKQVLLREGIQAEFVGGVLVCNNLVAVRRTEAGRICLEGCHCDDYYRIRELLYLQYAVV from the exons ATGACGTCCATCATCAAACTGACCGCTCTGTCCGGCGTGCGGGAGGAATCGGCGCTGTGTTACCTGTTACAGGTGGACGAGTTCCGCTTCCTGCTGGACTGTGGCTGGGACGAAAACTTCTCCATGGACATCATAGACTCCCTGAAACG GTATGTTCATCAGGTGGATGCAGTGTTGCTCTCTCACCCTGATCATCTGCATCTGGGCGCTTTACCATATGCTGTGGGGAAACTGGGGCTCAACTGCACCATCTACGCCACCATACCCGTCTACAAGATGGGCCAGATGTTCATGTATGATCTCTATCAG TCTCGACACAACACAGAAGATTTTAGTCTGTTCACACTGGATGATGTGGATTCCGCATTTGACAAAATCCAgcagttaaaatactcacaaataGTCAACCTGAAAG GAAAAGGTCACGGTCTGTCCATCACCCCTCTTCCTGCTGGTCACATGATCGGAGGCACAATCTGGAAAATCGTTAAGGATGGTGAGGAAGAGATTGTATATGCTGTGGATTTCAACCACAAGAGAGAGAT TCATCTGAACGGTTGCTCCCTGGAAACGATCAGCAGACCGTCTCTTCTCATCACCGACTCCTTCAACGCCTCGTATGTGCAGCCTCGTAGAAAACAGCGAGACGAGCAACTGCTCA CCAATGTCATGGAGACCCTACGTGGTGATGGCAACGTGCTGATCGCTGTAGATACAGCAGGACGTGTGCTGGAGCTCGCTCAGCTTCTGGATCAGATCTGGAGGACCAAAGATGCGGGACTGGGCGTCTACTCGCTTGCGCTGCTCAACAATGTCAGCTACAACGTGGTGGAATTCTCCAAGTCACAG GTGGAGTGGATGAGCGATAAGCTCATGCGATGCTTCGAGGATAAACGCAACAATCCGTTCCAGTTCCGCCACCTCTCGCTCTGTCACAGTCTGTCCGATCTGGCCCGTGTGCCGAGCCCAAAGGTGGTTCTGTGCAGTCAGCCTGATCTAGAGTCGGGCTTCTCGCGGGAACTCTTCATTCAGTGGTGCCAGGACGCTAAAAACTCGGTGATCCTAACCTACCGGACCACACCGGGCACGTTGGCACGCTATCTCATTGATAACCCGGGAGAGAAGAGGATAGATCTGGAG ATAAGAAGGCGCTGCAGGCTGGATGGCCGAGAGCTGGAGGAATACATTgagaaagagaaaatgaagaAGGAAGCTGCCAAAAAACTGGAGCAGGCGAAAGA GGTGGACATGGACTCGAGTGATGAGAGCGATTTGGAGGATGATCTGGAGCAGCCGGCGGTTGTGAAGACCAAACATCACGACCTGATGATGAagggggagggagggaggaagggcGGCTTCTTCAAACAGGCCAAGAAGTCCTATCCCATGTTCCCCACACATGAGGAGAGGATCAAATGGGACGAGTACGGAGAGATCATCCG GCCAGAGGAGTTTTTGGTTCCTGAGCTTCAGGCCACTGAAGAAGAGAAGAGTAAACTGGAGTCTGGACTGACGAACGGAGAAGAGCCCATGGATCAAGACCTGTCTGACGTGCCCACTAAATGCACCAGTACAACACAAACACTAGACATCAG AGCTCGAGTAACGTACATTGACTATGAGGGCCGTTCTGACGGAGACTCCATTAAGAAAATCATAAATCAGATGAAACCCAGACAGCTAGTGATCGTTCATGGTCCACCTGAGTCCAGTCTGGATCTGGCCGAGTCCTGTAAGGCCTTCAGCGGGAAAGACATCAAAATTTACACACCAAAACTACAGGAGACTGTAGATGCCACCAGCGAGACGCACATTTACCAG GTGAGACTGAAAGACTCTCTGGTGAGCTCACTTCAGTTCTGTAAAGCCAAAGGCACAGAGCTGGCCTGGATCGACGGCGTTCTGGACATGCGTGTGGAAAAGGTGGACACGGGCATCATCGCAGAGATGGGCGAGACAAAAGACGAGGCTGAGGATGCAGATCTGACCATGGACGTCTCGACAGACCTGACGACAGAGCCCAGCGCTGTGGCTAACCAGCACGCCATGAAGACTCTGTTCGGAGAGGATGACAAGGAGATATCGGAGGAAAGTGACATCATACCCACCCTCGAACCCCTGCCTGCACAtgaa GTTCCGGGTCATCAGTCTGTTTTCATCAACGAACCACGACTGTCGGACTTTAAACAGGTTCTGCTACGCGAAGGAATCCAGGCGGAGTTTGTCGGTGGCGTGCTCGTCTGTAATAATCTGGTTGCCGTCAGGAGG ACTGAAGCAGGCCGTATCTGTCTGGAAGGGTGTCATTGTGATGACTACTACAGGATTCGTGAGCTGTTGTACCTGCAGTACGCTGTAGTTTAG
- the LOC127415553 gene encoding NADH dehydrogenase [ubiquinone] 1 beta subcomplex subunit 1-like isoform X1, producing the protein MTFGRVLSPLTAANNTQRKPAEGIMVNFAAAFREHWVNILVPLGFVIGVYLDRRNDQKLTAFRNKSALYSRELKPGEQFTWK; encoded by the exons ATGACGTTTGGTAGAGTCCTGTCTCCTCTGACCGCTGCTAATAACACACAGAGGAAACCAGCAGAAG GCATCATGGTGAACTTTGCTGCAGCGTTTCGGGAGCATTGGGTCAATATTTTGGTCCCTTTGGGTTTCGTCATCGGGGTTTACCTGGACCGACGGAACGATCAGAAACTCACAGCATTCAGGAATAAGAGTGCTTTATACAGCAG GGAACTGAAGCCCGGTGAGCAGTTCACCTGGAAGTGA
- the LOC127415553 gene encoding NADH dehydrogenase [ubiquinone] 1 beta subcomplex subunit 1-like isoform X2, translating to MVNFAAAFREHWVNILVPLGFVIGVYLDRRNDQKLTAFRNKSALYSRELKPGEQFTWK from the exons ATGGTGAACTTTGCTGCAGCGTTTCGGGAGCATTGGGTCAATATTTTGGTCCCTTTGGGTTTCGTCATCGGGGTTTACCTGGACCGACGGAACGATCAGAAACTCACAGCATTCAGGAATAAGAGTGCTTTATACAGCAG GGAACTGAAGCCCGGTGAGCAGTTCACCTGGAAGTGA